From Streptomyces sp. Edi4, one genomic window encodes:
- a CDS encoding SH3 domain-containing protein: MPLFPSSRRSLATPVVLAVTATAVLLSTAPTAGAQTAGGAPAAGRSGRTPGPYSVTAYETVNIRSAPNTSSRAFDKIRAGETRSDALCWSHGETVRDHGYTNDVWIGFTEGWASAVYLKGNEYAGLPADATC, from the coding sequence GTGCCCCTCTTTCCGTCCTCGCGCCGTTCCCTCGCCACACCTGTCGTCCTCGCCGTCACCGCCACGGCCGTCCTGCTGTCCACCGCGCCGACGGCCGGAGCCCAGACGGCCGGTGGCGCGCCGGCGGCCGGGCGGAGCGGACGCACACCCGGCCCCTACAGCGTCACGGCGTACGAGACCGTCAACATCCGCAGCGCGCCCAACACTTCCTCCCGCGCCTTCGACAAGATCCGCGCCGGGGAGACCCGTTCGGACGCCCTCTGCTGGTCACATGGTGAGACCGTCCGGGACCACGGCTACACCAACGACGTGTGGATCGGTTTCACCGAGGGCTGGGCCAGCGCGGTCTACCTCAAGGGGAACGAGTACGCGGGGCTGCCGGCCGACGCGACGTGCTGA